In Rhodamnia argentea isolate NSW1041297 chromosome 1, ASM2092103v1, whole genome shotgun sequence, the genomic window ATCTGGATTCCTGATTCAGATGTCACAGCCATGGGCTCCTCGGCTTCTTCCTCCACAATCGGGAGATCATCGGTGTGCATCTGCGGCTGTTTCATGCTCCGAACAAATTGAGTAAACAAGGGAAAATGCTCGGGCGAGAAAAAATACGCCCCCATTCTTTGGTAAAAGAACGAGTGCGCCGCATCTTCAGCCAACAAATGCTTCCTAATCTGCTCAAATCCCCCACAAGCAACAGTGTCTGATGAGTTCTCTCCAGAAACCTCGACCCCGTGCTTTTTGCAAGCCGACAATATTTGTCCTAGCAATAGCTCCGGACTCGAGAGGCCCTCCTGTAGCCGGCCTTCATCTGTAAGGTCCATTCCTGGCAAGATCATCTTGCAAGAATGCCGTGCAAACATCTTGGCGATCGCTTCGTAACCATCTCTATTTTGCGTGTTGTAGAACCCGGCCGTTAACTCGGCAGGGTGGGACCGAGTCTTGTACCACTGGTGCACCAATGGAACTTTACCGCTGATTGCTACCTCTGAATCCCCGAAAGCTGAAGATGCAAGTGAGAGAAGGCGGTCTGCGTGACGAACTAACAGGCTTGAGTACCAGGAAAGGAAAAAGTCACCATACGGAGATTCCCACGACCCTCCATGATCCTTGAAAAAACCGTTTGAGCTCGGAGACGCATCGTAAGCAGGGGCATCATGGGGTCCACCGAGTGCCCACAAGGGATTTCCGGTTGTTTCCCCATGTTCCTTGAGAAGCGCAAGCATGCTTTTGTCATAGCACTGAAATTCTCCCACTCCAGGGACCTTGCTCCTTCTGGAGATGCCCTGGTGAGAAGGATATCTGAGGTCGCCGTCCGGTCCGAGACCCATCGAGATGCCctaaaaaattgcatgttaTGTCAGTGGATGAAGAAGTGAAGATTAGTGCAGAAAATCACGAAATAGCAAAGAAAACGCTCTTACATTGATTGTGGAGCCAATGAACGAAGAAAACGACAACTTGAAGCTTTCACAGAAGTCGTTGTAGACTTGAACCGGTGTTTTCCCCTCTAGAACTGGGACTTCATCAACTGCTAGTGATAGGCACTCTTTGTATTGCTGACCAGTGTGATCTGTGAAGAAAATGCTGGGGTTGTGTTCTCCTATTTTCCTCACCCACTCAGGAAGGGGTATCTTCGCATGTTTAGATCCGTGGAAGCAGAGCGACACATGAAGTTTAAGACCCACTTTATGGACCATCTCTACCACAGCAAGATAGCCAGACCAATCATACTTGCCCATGGCTTCCTTCTCGACGACGCCCCACCAGATCGGGAGCTCCACACCTTCGACACCTAGAAGTTTCAGCGCTTTCAAGCCCACTGCTATCGCTCTTGCATGGTTCACCACGTTGGAATTGGAAACCACATCCAATGGCAAGCCCACATATAACCTCACACCACCTCGCTGCAGATGAAAGTGCATATCATTAATATGTTGCAATCCACAGATTAACTAAATAGAATATGAACAGAGGAGAATAGGGCTAGAGACTCAGAATAAGGTCAAAGAAGAAACGCAATCATAGACCAATGTTAAGGTACAATTGACAGTTGAAAGGCAAACGATTTTAATTCTTACTCACTCAATTTCAGACATTACGTACACCATCAGTGGGAAATCCATTTCCACAAGTAATGTTATTCTAAATTCCTAACAAACAACCCATCGGTACATCAAGGAAATCATGTCATTCTATAGAGAAATGATGCATTCCTCTTTACACAGTGAGCATTGTCTCTGTAGACAAGCTTTTCTACGACACAGGAAACAGGATACGTTAAGAATCCTTGAATATTTCTTGTCTGAGAATATAATACATCTGACTCGGTATCACTCTCTcttaaaggaagaaaagggaaattcttAAAATCTTTCCTTGATTAGCTTCCCAGTGCACCCCATAACTAATCCGCCGACACAATACACGGCATCAGGAACAACACTCAAGTTTTTCCCCTACTTATTTGGTCAACAACAATAACTCAGCAGACATCAGACACTTGAGGGCTTCTCCAACCACGGTAGTAATAGTATATCAGGTGTTCCAGGACCGAATTGGAAACTAGTTGTTACACAAAAACATTGAACCCAGTTTTAAGTAGACCTCAAAAGAAAAGCCATATATCTGGGCTCACAAACCAGATTTCAAGTGTTAAAGCAGCACAAGTAGAGAGAAAAACAACAGGGAAAAGGAACAGAAGGCATGGAAACGATCTAGAGTTACCATAAACAGCCATCAACCTAGAGCTCCATCAATTCCACTTAAAACTAGTTCCAATTTTCACCACAAAACACATTATCCAAAAACAATTCTCTAAGCTCAATAAAATTCACCTCTTGCAGCAATACCTTTCTCGTCTCTGTTCTTCTAACGTCCAGCGCAACCAAAAATATACTAAAAA contains:
- the LOC115753674 gene encoding inactive beta-amylase 9, coding for MEVSVIGSSQAKILKTGLACREPGLLSFKNGNDVFWRKSKVSFGQSSGLRNSGVRLTLKAVQTEAIEPQKISRPQSRGGVRLYVGLPLDVVSNSNVVNHARAIAVGLKALKLLGVEGVELPIWWGVVEKEAMGKYDWSGYLAVVEMVHKVGLKLHVSLCFHGSKHAKIPLPEWVRKIGEHNPSIFFTDHTGQQYKECLSLAVDEVPVLEGKTPVQVYNDFCESFKLSFSSFIGSTINGISMGLGPDGDLRYPSHQGISRRSKVPGVGEFQCYDKSMLALLKEHGETTGNPLWALGGPHDAPAYDASPSSNGFFKDHGGSWESPYGDFFLSWYSSLLVRHADRLLSLASSAFGDSEVAISGKVPLVHQWYKTRSHPAELTAGFYNTQNRDGYEAIAKMFARHSCKMILPGMDLTDEGRLQEGLSSPELLLGQILSACKKHGVEVSGENSSDTVACGGFEQIRKHLLAEDAAHSFFYQRMGAYFFSPEHFPLFTQFVRSMKQPQMHTDDLPIVEEEAEEPMAVTSESGIQMQTA